GATATCAAGGCCCAGCCCTCCTGATCCAGCACCCATTCCTGGGGCAGAGACGGTTCAGGAATGAGGGGCATCTGCATCATGCGCCGCTGCAGGCTATGCAAACTGGCCGCCAGCAGCTCCAAAGACGCATCTTTGGGACAAAACTGGTCTCCCCCGCTATGCAAGGCTTGCAGCATGGCCGAATCCGTCGCATCGGACTGCATCAGGATTCCAATTTGCGGACACAGCATACGCAAACGCACGGCTGCCGAGCAGATCTCTGCCAAGGCCCCACCCAGCCAGGCAATACATATAGAACCCGCATATCGGCCTCGTGTTTGGGCCAACTGCAATAAAGCCGTCACATCCGGACAAAAAATAAGACGATAACCACGTTCTGCCAGAGCCTGAATTTTTTGTTCTAGTAAGTTTCGATCAGGGATAGCTGTGGCCAGGTACAGCACAACAGGACCGCCAGCAATTTCATTTGCAACCGACATAGTTGATACCTTAACTATAATGACATCTGATGACTATGTCGGACAGTATAAATCACGACCGTGATTTTTAATTAAAACCATCGTGCTGGCGCTTGCATCAACAATCTGTTGTGTGAAACATTTCTCCGAACGCCTTCGCCATGCACGTCAATATCGCGGTCTGTCTCAGGCTGATTTGGCACGTCTATGCGGATTGAGTCAGAGTGCCATCTCCAACTACGAAAACGGTACTCGTCGAGATGCTCGTGAAATTCTGGAATTGTCCAGAGCCTTGAATGTCAGCGCTGTGTGGTTGCGCAAAGGTACCGGCACGATGGAATTCACCAAGGATGGCTACACACTGTCCGAACCCCAGGCCGGCCCTCCGATTGTCTCTTGGCCCTTCCGTCTGTTCTCCGTTGATGAGGTGGTTGCTTTGGCAGATAGCGAACGTGATTTGCTTGATCGCACTTTGCGTCATTTGCTGGACGGCATGAAAAAGCGCTAGCTGCGGCTCCTTTCTCCCACCTTCTGGCCCTGCCACCACGCTTCGCAGTGCTTTGCCAAGTACTTGGCAGCACACTGTTCAATACCAGGCTGCAACCCCGCCTATCCTAACCCTCTCTCTGGTTTAGCAAGCTGGTTGAGCTGGATAGTTTTATCACATACGGGGTTTTTCTTGAAAACCATCGTGCAGGGCGTTCCATGAACAATCTGTAGTGTGAAACACTTCTCTGATCGTCTCCGCCACGCCCGCCTGCAACGCGGCTTTTCTCAAGCCGAACTGGCTCGCCTGTGTAACCTTAGCCAAAGCGCCATCTCCAATTACGAGAGTGGCACGCGGCGTGACGCGCGTGAAATTCTGGATCTGGCCAAAGCTCTGAACATCAGCGCCCAATGGCTCAAGAACGGGCTGGGCAATATGGAGCTGAGTGCAGCCCATGCCGCCACCTTGCAAGACTCTGGCGAAGGGCCACCGATTGTGACCTGGCCCTTCAACCGCTTTTCCGTGGACGAGATTGTGGCTTTGCCACCCAAAGAGCGTGACCATCTGGATCAAACCATCCGTCATCTGCTCAACGGCATGAAAAGAAAATAAGCCTTATACGTCCACAAGCAGCTCCAAGATACCTATACTTGTCAGCACGCAGGGGTACTCGCCATTTGGCGGGTTGAGATAAACCCTCGTACCAGTACGGATAATGCCGATGCTGGGAGCGTGTGCAACAGGTGCAATGCCTGCACGGCACTTCTTCCTATATCGGCTCCACCATTTCTTTGGAGCTGCAATGACAAGCAAAACCCCTTCTTTTACGGCCACAGCGGCCAGCGTAGACCCGGCTGCGATCCAGCCCTTACCCAACTCCCGAAAGACTTATCAAACCGGCTCACGGCCTGATCTGCGTGTGCCTTTTCGGGAAATCTCTTTGGCTGATACGCCCAGCCACTTCGGCGCCGAGTCCAATCCTCCCTTAAGCGTTTATGACACCAGCGGTCCTTACACAGACCCCTCGGTACAGATCGATATCCGCAAAGGCCTGCCCCCCGTGCGCCAAGCCTGGATCAGCGAGCGCAATGACACCGAGTTGATGGCAGGACTCAACAGCCAGTATGGTCAGGCCCGCCAGGCTGATCCGGAGCTGGACACCTTGCGCTTTGAACTGAAGCGCCAACCCCGGCGCAGTATTTCGGGTGCTAATGTCACGCAAATGCATTACGCACGGCGCGGCATCATCACTCCCGAAATGGAGTTTGTGGCGATTCGGGAGAATCTGCGACGCGAGCAATACATTGAAAGTTTGCGCGCCAGTGGCCCACAAGGTGAAGAGATGGCTCGTCGCCTGACCAAGGTACACCCTGGTCAGGGTTTCGGTGCCAGCTTGCCCACCACCGTAACGCCCGAGTTTGTTCGTGATGAGATTGCGCGTGGCCGAGCCATTTTGCCCGCCAATATCAACCACCCGGAAACCGAGCCCATGATTATTGGCCGCAATTTCCTGGTGAAGATCAACGCCAACATCGGTAACTCCGCCCTGGGTTCCACCATTGGCGAAGAGGTCGAGAAAATGACCTGGGCGATTCGCTGGGGTGCGGACACCATCATGGATTTGTCCACGGGCAAGAATATCCATGAGACGCGCGAATGGATTATTCGCAACTCGCCGGTTCCCGTTGGTACGGTGCCTATTTACCAGGCACTGGAAAAGGTCGGCGGCATTGCCGAAGATCTGACCTGGGATATTTTCCGCGACACCTTGATTGAGCAGGCCGAGCAAGGCGTGGACTATTTCACCATTCACGCCGGTGTGCGTTTGCCCTTCATTCCCATGACGGCCAGCCGCATGACAGGCATTGTTTCGCGTGGTGGTTCCATCATGGCGAAGTGGTGTCTGGCGCATCATCGTGAAAGCTTCTTGTACGAGCATTTCGAGGACATCTGCGAGATCATGAAGCAGTACGACGTGGCTTTCTCGCTGGGTGATGGCTTGCGTCCCGGGTCGGGCTATGACGCCAATGATCAGGCGCAATTCGCGGAACTGCGTACCTTGGGCGAGTTGGCTCAGGTTGCGTGGAAGCATGATGTTCAGGTCATGATTGAAGGTCCTGGTCATGTGCCTTTGCATCTGATTCCAGAGAACATGCAGTTGCAGCTGGAGCACTGTCATGAGGCCCCCTTCTATACCTTGGGGCCTTTGGCTACAGACATTGCACCGGGCTACGATCACATCACTTCCGGTTTAGGTGCGGCGATGATTGCCTGGCAAGGTACGGCGATGCTGTGCTATGTGACGCCCAAGGAGCATCTGGGTTTGCCGAACAAGAAGGATGTGAAGGACGGCATCATCACTTACAAGATCGCGGCACATGCAGCGGACTTGGCCAAGGGGCATCCCTCGGCGGCATTCCGGGACAATGCCTTGTCCAAGGCACGCTTTGAATTCCGTTGGGATGATCAATTCAATCTGGGGCTGGACCCGGATACGGCACGTGAATTCCACGACGAGACCCTGCCCAAGGACTCGATGAAAGTGGCGCATTTCTGCTCCATGTGTGGGCCCAAGTTCTGCAGCATGAAGATCTCGCAGGATGTACGGGACTATGCCAAGGCTAATGGTCTGGATGAGCAGTCCGCTGTGGATCAGGGGATGAAGGAGATGTCAGTACAGTTCGTTCAGCAGGGCAGCAAGCTGTATCAGGAGGCTTGATGCTTTGTTGAACACGGGCCTGGGTGTGAACATGATCTTTGTTTGATCGGGCCTTGATGGGTTAAAGCCCTGGGTGGATTTTTTCTGCCTGGGGCTTTTTTTTGTGCGGGGTTCGTTGCTTCATTTGTAGGAACGCGAGGTTTGTCAGGCAGAAGAGATCGTTGCAGGAGACGCCAGTCAAGCCTAGCTTCAGGGTGTCCGGGCTGAGTGTTTGCCGGTGCTGCGCACCGGTGCCCTTGTCAGGAGATAGCTACGGGCGCATCCTGAACTCGCCGGGTACTTGGTCCCCCGGACCAAGTACAAGCGTCCGGCTCAAACAGCAGGATGCTTGCATCCCTACGCTATCTCCCGCCCGCGGCAAACCCTCTGAACCGCCCGGACACCCTGAAGCTAGGCTCAACTGGCTCACAATCGTTTTTTTCTGAACAGTTCAAACTGCATCCTTGAATGGCGTATGGCACTTTCCTAACCTGCGTCGAATCTCTGACCTCCCACCTCAGGCCTCTCACCTGAGACCTTTCACCTCCGACCACTCACCTCAGTCCTTTCACCTCCGACGTCAAACGTCAAACCTCAAGCCCCAAACTTCAGATCCGAGATCCCAAATCTCAGACCCTGAATACATGATTACTTGAATAGCCACGGTATGAGCCCTTGGGGGCGGTGGGGACCCGGAGGGGCGATTCAGAGTACTTGCCGCGGGCGGGGGCATGATCCGGGGTGCAAGCACTCTGCTGTTTGAGCGGAACGCTTGTGGTTCGTCCGGGGGACGAACCACCCCGCGAGGTTCTATGGTTTGGGTCAAGCTGTTTTAGGTGATAGTTTGGACGGGTCAAAGGCTTGTCCACTTTTCCACACGGCATATGCAATGCGCAGCAACTTACGAGCCAGAATCACAATCGATTCTGTGCCCGCCAGGCCTCGGGCACGATACGCTTCATACAACGGTTTACATGCCGCACTGCGGCAGGCCGACATCGCTGCCAAATACAGTTGTCGGCGCAGCAAAGTCGGCCCACGCTTGCTGATACGACGACGGCCTCGCTTGGTCCCTGAGTCGTTGGGTCGGGGATCGAGCCCGCTATACGCGACTAAGGCATCCGCATTGGCAAAGGGAATACGATTGAGCAGTTCGGTCAACAAGGCCGCTGTCTGTTGACCGATGCCACTCACACTACGTAAACGTTGATATCCCTGTTCGAGCTGCGGGTCGTTCGCAATCAAATGCTGTATTTGTTGATCCATTGAGGCCAGCACAACATCAAATCCATGTTGCAACGCTTGGGTATCGACACCTGATAGATCCACGTCGGTAAAGGCCTGGCGTAAAGCGCTCTGGTGAGTGATCACTTGAGCGCGACGAGACAACAGTTGACGCAACTGTTGTTGCTCGGGGGTGAGCGGTTGCCAAGCTTGCAGGCTGGATTGATGCTCTTGCAGGTAGCGGACAATGACCTCTGCATCAATATTATCGGTCTTGGCCCGGCTGCCTAAGGCTCGTGCATAGTAAAAGACATCACGCGCGTTCAAGATATAGACCGTCAAGCCATGCAGATAAGCCAACTGGGCCAGTAAGGTGTGGTAATTGCCCGTTGACTCCATGGCAATTAGCGCGTGTTCTGACACTGTCTTTAACCAACGGGTAATGCCAGTCGCCGTGTTGGCAATGATGCAGGGCCGTTGGCCCGCTACGCTTATGACCAGCTCAGCCTTGGCAACATCAGCACCGATATAAAGCACAGTCGTTTGCATGGGAGCACCTCCAAAGCGCACAATGAGTAACGTCGGGGTGTACGCCATCCGGCTCGTTGACTTGCGTTCAGATCGGCGGTCGCGGTTCGATGAACGGCGCCGCTCAGTTCCTTATCGACGGTGATGGGTGGGGCGGGAGAGTTCTCGCGGTGTCGGTCCGGCATTGGCCGATCGTTCAGGATGTCCCTCCACCCCGACAACTTAACCATACAAGTTCAGAGTGCGCCCGGATGATGACCTCGACAAGGGGACCGGTGCGCAGCACCGGCAAGTGCTCAAGCCCCTCCGGGTCTCCACCGCCCCCAAGGGCGTGCTCATTACTGGGTTCTACTCAATAATCAGTCTTACCCCAAAGCAACGGTGACGTCATCAGCGACAACAGATAAGCACCAATTGGCAGCTCACAGCTAACAACAAGCAACAAGCAACAAGCAACAAGCAACAAGCAACAAGCAGAGGATTCTGCCCTAAAACCCCATTACTCCCCGATCGAGCACAAAAAAAGCCCGGCTAAAAAACCGGGCCTTTTATCAACACGCCCGAAGGCGTACAAGCAGAGACTTACTTCTGCGGAGCGTACAAATACAACTCCACGCGGCGGTTCATGGCGCGGCCTTCTGCCGTCGCATTATCACCAATAGGAGCGTTCGGGCCACGGCCTTCCACCATCAAACGACCTTGCCCCACACCTTGCTGCGTCAGATAATTCGTCACAGCACTTGCGCGGTTAACCGACAAAGTTTGATTGGTCTGTGCCGACCCGGTGCTATCGGTATGGCCGACAGCCTTGGCACGCAACTCTGGGTGCTGATTCATGGCGCGAGCCACACTATCCAGAACAGGCAGCAAAGCAGGTTTCAACTGATAATGGCCGGTATCAAAAGACACGCTGCTAGGAATATTGACCCGCAAGCTGCCGTCCGGCATTTCGGTCACATCCACACCCAGGCCAGTTGCGCCAGACTGCTGAACATCCTTTTTAATGCCAGACCAGTTATAAGCCGCAATACCACCAGCCAGTGCACCGATACCTGCACCGATCATGGCTGCCTTGCTGCTATCGCCAATCAAAGCCCCCAGACCAGCCCCCACAGCAGCGCCACCACCCGCACCCACTGCGGTGCGACCACCAGTGCTCATATTGTCCATCGTGCCGCAAGCGGCCAAGAGGGAAAGAGCACCAGCACATGCTGCTAATTTTGCAGAACGAATGGAAATTGTCATTATTGGCTCCGTAATCTCAAATTAAGTACCAGGACCGCTTGAATGCCTCTAATACTAGCAAGATGAACAGCAAGCAGGTACTTCAAAACAGACTTCACTGCCTTCTTTAACAATTCTTGAGCTTGCCAGCGACCAGACCAACTTAAGTCACTGATTGCCTGGGGGCTAAGTCTTTGAAAGCTTAGAACAACTCGGCGCCCGAGTCGGCAACGACTTCTTTGTACTTCTTCAGATCATTGCTGACAAGCTCGCTGAACTCAGCCATGGTACCAGGCTGCACATCAGAACCCATGGTAGCCAGTGCCTCACGCACGGCCGGGTCCATCAAAGCCTTGGAGTAAGCGGCATACAGCTTGTCCAGAACAGGCTGTGGCGTACCGCCGGTAGCGAACACACCAAACCAGGTACCCAGATCAAAAGGCTTCACACCAGCCTGTTCCATGGTAGGAACGTCGGGCAGGAAACTGGAACGCTCCAGAGTAGTCACCGCCAGTGCCTTGACGGTATCGGCCTTGATCAGCGGCGCTGCAGAAGCCAGGTTGTCAAACATGAAATGCACTTGGCCAGCCAGCAAGGCCGTCTTGGCGGGGTTGGCACCGGCGTAAGGAACGTGCACGGAATTGATCTGAGCACGGGTATTCAGCACTTCACCAGCCAGATGACCTGCACTGCCATTACCGCCCGAAGCAAAGTTCATCTGACCGGGGTGTTCTTTGGCATAGCTGATCAGATCCTGCACGGACGCAATCTTGTTTTCCGCAGCAAATTCCTTGTTCACGATCAGGATGTTAGGCACCGAGGCAACCAGAGCGATAGGCGCAAAGCTCTCGACCGGATCAAAAGGAACCGTCTTGTACAACCAGGGATTGATGGAGTTGATAGCCACGGCGCCCATCATCAGGGTGTAGCCGTCCGGAGCGGCCTTGGCCACGATGCTGGCACCAATGTTGCCACCCGCGCCCGACTTGTTCTCCACCACAACCGTGCCCAGATCGCCTTTGACACGTTCAGCCAGCAAGCGTGCCATGCTATCCAAGGGGCCACCCGGCGGGTAAGGCACCACGAACTGGATAGGTTTGGAAGGATAGGAATCCTCTGCCATTACAGCCGGGGCAGCCATGACAGCCGCAACACCAGAGACAGCCAGCAGCCACTTACAGACACGAAACATCACTTTTTTCCTTGAAATAAAAATGCATATGGGCTGCGCAAGGCAGCCCATTCAGAGCAGCCACCGATCTTAATGAATGATCTGGCTTAAGAACTCGCGTGTTCTTTCACTGCGTGGCGAGTCAAAGAACTCATCAGGGGTATTTTGCTCGATGATTTCGCCCTGATCCATAAAAATGACCCGATCTGCCACTTTACGCGCAAAACCCATCTCGTGGGTCACGCACAGCATGGTCATGCCGGTATGGGCCAGTTCCACCATCACTTCCAGCACTTCCTTGACCATTTCCGGGTCCAAGGCCGAGGTGGGCTCGTCGAACAGCATGATTTTAGGCTCCATGCACAAGGAACGTGCAATAGCCACGCGCTGCTGCTGTCCACCGGAAAGCTGTCCGGGATACTTGTTGGCCTGCTCCGGGATGCGCACACGCTCCAGATACTTCATGGCCAGCTCCTGCGCCTGCGCCTTGGTCTTGCGACGTACCCACATCGGTCCCAAAGTCAGGTTCTCCATTACGGTCAGGTGGGGAAACAGGTTGAAGTGCTGAAATACCATGCCCACATCACGCCGAATGGCCTCGACCTGGCGCACATCGTTGGTAAGCTCCTCACCGGCCACAATAATCTGCCCTTTCTGATGCTCTTCCAGGCGATTGATACACCGGATCAACGTGGACTTGCCCGAACCCGATGGGCCGCAAATAACGATGCGCTCGCCCGAGGCCACGTCCAGATTGATGTCGCGCAGCACATGAAACTGCCCGTACCATTTATTGACGTTCTTTAGCTGAATAATGGCGTCTGCCATGCAAAACTCCTTGTCTGGCCAGCAAGGCTCGAGGTGACACCCAAAGCCTTGCTACCTGTGTCAGCGTTCATAACCCGTTTGCAAACGTCGCTCCAGCGAACGACTGTAGCGAGAGATGGAGTAGCAGAACACAAAATAAATCAGTGCGATGAACAGATAGGCTTCCCGGCTGAAGCCGCGCCAGGCTGCATCGGCCAAGGCCACTTTGGCCGCCTGAGTCAGATCGAAAATACCGATAATCACGACCAGGGAGGTGTCCTTGAACAGGGAAATGAAAATGCCTACCAGTGGTGGGATCACGATCTTGAGAGCCTGCGGCAAAATAATCTGCCGCATGGTGCGCCAGTAGCTCAAGCCCAGCGAAGCCGCCCCTTCGTACTGTCCTTTGGGAATGGCCTGCAAGCCGCCCCGCACGGTTTCCGCGATGTACGCCGCCGCAAACAGAATGATGGCGATCTGAGCGCGCAACAGCTTGTCGATGTTAAAGCCCTCGGGCATGAACAAAGGCAGCATCACCGAGGACATGAACAGCAAGCTGATCAGCGGCACGCCACGAATCAGCTCGATATAGACCACGCAGACCGCCTTGACGGCCGGCAAGCGCGAGGTACGTCCCAAGGCCAGCAACAGGCCCAAAGGAAAGGCAAAAGCGATGCCGAAGGTAGCCAGAATCAAGGTCAACGGCAAGCCGCCCCACAGGCTGTTTTCCACATAGCTCAGACCCAGCACACCGCCCCACATCAAAATACCCACGACGCTCAATCCAACCAGCCAGAGCAAAGGCAGCCACGGCTTCCAGAACCAGCGCACGCAACTGCACACGATCAGCAAAGTCAGCAGGATGGAGGCCAGCAAGGGCCGCCACTGCTCGTCATAGGGATAGATGCCAAACAGGATCAGACGGTGCTTTTCACGAATGAAAGCCCAGCACGCACCCGCACTGGCCCGACAATCCTGCGCGGTTTGCGCATCGAAATTGGCCTTGATGAACAACCAGTCGATCATGGCCGGTACGGTCATCAAGAGCAGCCAGGCCGACAAGGCTGTCAGAATGGCATTCAAGGGAGAAGAAAACAGGTTCTGGCGCAGCCAGCCCAGGGGGCCCCGCTGCAATGGCGGTGGCCCGCTTACGGTGGATGTAGGCGTATGACTCATTTAGCGCTCCACCAAAGCAATGCGATTGTTGTACCAGTTCATGAAGACCGAAATCGACAGACTGACCGTCAAATAAGCCGCCATGATGATCAAGATGCCTTCAATCGCCTGCCCAGTCTGGTTCAAGGTGGTGTTCACCACAGACACAATATCGGGATAACCAATAGCCACCGCCAGGGAACTGTTTTTAGTCAGGTTCAAATACTGGCTGGTCATGGGGGGCACAATCACGCGCAGTGCCTGAGGCAGAACCACCAGACGCATCATGCGACCACGGGACAGACCCAGTGCCTGCGCCGCTTCCCATTGCCCTTTGCCCACAGCCTGAATGCCGGAGCGCACCACTTCCGCCACGAAAGCCGAGGTATAGGTAATCAGGCCGGCCAGCAAAGCGGCAAATTCAGGCGATAAGGTCACGCCCCCGACAAAGTTGAAACCTTGCAGGCGTGGTATATCCAGCGCCAAGGGTTGGGGGCTGATCAGCAAGGCCAGAGCCGGCATCAGAACAAGCAACAAAATGCCAAAACGAATGGTGGGGAAAGGTCGGCCGGTTTTTTCCAGACGACGACGCGCCCAGTGCGCCATCAAGACCCACAGCACCACAGCAAGCCCCAGACCCATGAAGATCCAGTCCATGCCATCGCCCTGCAAGGTGGGTAGCTTCAAACCTCGATTCGATAAAAATACGCCGCCCAAGGGGTTCAAAGCCTGCCTGGGGCCGGGCAAGGTTTCGGTAATCAGGGCGTACCAGAAAAACAGTTGCAGCAGCAATGGCACGTTACGCATCACTTCCACGTACAAGCCCGCCAGCCGGGAAACCAGCCAGTTCTTGGACAAACGTGCAATGCCCAGCAAGGTGCCAAATACGGTGGCGGCAATAATGCCGATCACCGCTACTTTCAACGTATTGACCAGGCCGACCAGAATGGCCCGCCCATAAGTATCCGAGGGCTTATAAGCCAGCGCCGACTCGCCAATGGCAAAGCCAGCCTCTCGATTCAGGAAATCAAAGCCTGTAGAAATATTGCGAACAGCCAGGTTGTGCAAGGTATTGGAGACCAGATACCACACACAAAAGCCAAGCACACCCAAAATCAGCACCTGGTAAATAATGCCGCGAGTGAACGGATCATTCCAGGACAGGCGCCGTTTAGGGGGGGCTGGCGCGGCAGGTGTATTTTGTGCCATAGCGTAAAACCCGTGGATGCAGCACTACGCGTAGCCCTGCGAGGTGGCGCGCGTCTGGCCGAAGCCAGACGCAAGAACAAACAGCGAAGACCGAAATCTTAACGCACTGGCCAGCCGTACATCACGCCACCGTCACGCCATTGCGCATTCAAACCGCGCTCCAGCTTCAAGGCGGTCGATTTACCCAGATTGCGCTCGAAGCTTTCGCCGTAGTTGCCGACCTGTTTAATTATGTTGTAGGCCCACTTGTTATCCAGCTTCAGACCTTTGCCCAGCTCACCGGATACGCCCAGAATACGCTGGACGTTGGGGTTATCGCTCTTGGTCATTTCATCAACGTTCGCGCTGGTAATGCCATATTCCTCAGCTTCCAGCATGGCGTTCAGCGTCCAGCGCACCAGAGTGAACCAGTCCTCGTCGCCCTGACGCACGAAGGGGCCCAGCGGCTCTTTGGAGAAGTCCTCGGGCAGGATATCGAACTCGTCCGGCGTGGCCTGAGCAGCACGCATGGCTGCCAGCTGGGACTTATCACTGGTAAAGCCGTCGCAACGACCGGAGGTAAAGGAGCGCATGGCTTCTTCAGGGTTGTTGATCACCACAGGGTTGAACTTGATACCCTGACCACGGAACCAGTCAGCCAGGTTCAGCTCAGTCGTGGTGCCGGGCTGTACGCACACAGCGGCTCCATCCAGCTCCTTGGCGCTTTTCACGCCCAGGGATTTTTTCACCATCACGCCCTGGCTGTCATAGTAGTTAATGCCAGTGCTGACCAAACCTAGAGTTGTGTCGCGAGAGATCGTCGCGGTGGTATTACGGGTCAGCACATCGACCTCACCCGATTGCAGGGCAGTAAAGCGCTGCTGAGTGGTCAAAGGCGTAACCTTGTATTTTTTGGCATCCCCAAAAACAGCAGCGGCGATCGCACTGCACATGTCCACGTCAATGCCGGACCAGACACCCTTGCTGTCGGCCAGCGAGAATCCTGCAATACCTGTTGAGACACCACACTGAACAAAGCCTTTCTTCTTCACCGAGTCCAGGGTTTCACCTGCTTGTGCATTAGCGGCCAGGGCCATCAACGCAACACTACATGCAATGGTTTTCACTAAGGTCATGGAATATCACCTCCTGTTTACTTTTGGTAAATGGATGCAGATTACAATTGCAGCTAAGCTGTGGTGTCCAATCGTAGAGCCAGACTGTGCAAACACAAATCGGGGGTTTCCCTCTAACAATCTGACTAATACTTTTACCTACGCCGACATTTTCATGCGAGCCCCGTCGGTCATTCCATAGGGGCTTTTCAAGCAGATTCCTCTTTAATTGTGCGTCGCGATGATCGAGTTCCAACACGTTTTTAAATCGTATGGCCGCAGTAAAAATATTCTAGCCGACATTAATTTTCGCATTGATGACGGCGAATTCATTTTTGTGTCCGGCCCCTCTGGAGCAGGTAAATCCACTTTATTGCGTCTGATCGGCGGCCTGGAGCTACCTAGCCGTGGCTCGGTTCAGGTCAATGGGCACAGGCTGGACAAGCTGCCGGCCCG
This genomic window from Alcaligenes faecalis contains:
- a CDS encoding response regulator transcription factor produces the protein MSVANEIAGGPVVLYLATAIPDRNLLEQKIQALAERGYRLIFCPDVTALLQLAQTRGRYAGSICIAWLGGALAEICSAAVRLRMLCPQIGILMQSDATDSAMLQALHSGGDQFCPKDASLELLAASLHSLQRRMMQMPLIPEPSLPQEWVLDQEGWALISPVGISFSLTSTERAFIVRLLREEGRRASHYELMQAVASKTDVISNPPGALHINRLGVLVSRMRRKFNQGGTALPIRSIHNWGYMFAANCQLLTEPMRH
- a CDS encoding helix-turn-helix domain-containing protein codes for the protein MKHFSERLRHARQYRGLSQADLARLCGLSQSAISNYENGTRRDAREILELSRALNVSAVWLRKGTGTMEFTKDGYTLSEPQAGPPIVSWPFRLFSVDEVVALADSERDLLDRTLRHLLDGMKKR
- a CDS encoding helix-turn-helix domain-containing protein, coding for MKHFSDRLRHARLQRGFSQAELARLCNLSQSAISNYESGTRRDAREILDLAKALNISAQWLKNGLGNMELSAAHAATLQDSGEGPPIVTWPFNRFSVDEIVALPPKERDHLDQTIRHLLNGMKRK
- the thiC gene encoding phosphomethylpyrimidine synthase ThiC, whose translation is MTSKTPSFTATAASVDPAAIQPLPNSRKTYQTGSRPDLRVPFREISLADTPSHFGAESNPPLSVYDTSGPYTDPSVQIDIRKGLPPVRQAWISERNDTELMAGLNSQYGQARQADPELDTLRFELKRQPRRSISGANVTQMHYARRGIITPEMEFVAIRENLRREQYIESLRASGPQGEEMARRLTKVHPGQGFGASLPTTVTPEFVRDEIARGRAILPANINHPETEPMIIGRNFLVKINANIGNSALGSTIGEEVEKMTWAIRWGADTIMDLSTGKNIHETREWIIRNSPVPVGTVPIYQALEKVGGIAEDLTWDIFRDTLIEQAEQGVDYFTIHAGVRLPFIPMTASRMTGIVSRGGSIMAKWCLAHHRESFLYEHFEDICEIMKQYDVAFSLGDGLRPGSGYDANDQAQFAELRTLGELAQVAWKHDVQVMIEGPGHVPLHLIPENMQLQLEHCHEAPFYTLGPLATDIAPGYDHITSGLGAAMIAWQGTAMLCYVTPKEHLGLPNKKDVKDGIITYKIAAHAADLAKGHPSAAFRDNALSKARFEFRWDDQFNLGLDPDTAREFHDETLPKDSMKVAHFCSMCGPKFCSMKISQDVRDYAKANGLDEQSAVDQGMKEMSVQFVQQGSKLYQEA
- a CDS encoding IS110 family transposase, with translation MQTTVLYIGADVAKAELVISVAGQRPCIIANTATGITRWLKTVSEHALIAMESTGNYHTLLAQLAYLHGLTVYILNARDVFYYARALGSRAKTDNIDAEVIVRYLQEHQSSLQAWQPLTPEQQQLRQLLSRRAQVITHQSALRQAFTDVDLSGVDTQALQHGFDVVLASMDQQIQHLIANDPQLEQGYQRLRSVSGIGQQTAALLTELLNRIPFANADALVAYSGLDPRPNDSGTKRGRRRISKRGPTLLRRQLYLAAMSACRSAACKPLYEAYRARGLAGTESIVILARKLLRIAYAVWKSGQAFDPSKLSPKTA
- a CDS encoding OmpA family protein, with protein sequence MSTGGRTAVGAGGGAAVGAGLGALIGDSSKAAMIGAGIGALAGGIAAYNWSGIKKDVQQSGATGLGVDVTEMPDGSLRVNIPSSVSFDTGHYQLKPALLPVLDSVARAMNQHPELRAKAVGHTDSTGSAQTNQTLSVNRASAVTNYLTQQGVGQGRLMVEGRGPNAPIGDNATAEGRAMNRRVELYLYAPQK
- a CDS encoding Bug family tripartite tricarboxylate transporter substrate binding protein translates to MFRVCKWLLAVSGVAAVMAAPAVMAEDSYPSKPIQFVVPYPPGGPLDSMARLLAERVKGDLGTVVVENKSGAGGNIGASIVAKAAPDGYTLMMGAVAINSINPWLYKTVPFDPVESFAPIALVASVPNILIVNKEFAAENKIASVQDLISYAKEHPGQMNFASGGNGSAGHLAGEVLNTRAQINSVHVPYAGANPAKTALLAGQVHFMFDNLASAAPLIKADTVKALAVTTLERSSFLPDVPTMEQAGVKPFDLGTWFGVFATGGTPQPVLDKLYAAYSKALMDPAVREALATMGSDVQPGTMAEFSELVSNDLKKYKEVVADSGAELF
- a CDS encoding amino acid ABC transporter ATP-binding protein — encoded protein: MADAIIQLKNVNKWYGQFHVLRDINLDVASGERIVICGPSGSGKSTLIRCINRLEEHQKGQIIVAGEELTNDVRQVEAIRRDVGMVFQHFNLFPHLTVMENLTLGPMWVRRKTKAQAQELAMKYLERVRIPEQANKYPGQLSGGQQQRVAIARSLCMEPKIMLFDEPTSALDPEMVKEVLEVMVELAHTGMTMLCVTHEMGFARKVADRVIFMDQGEIIEQNTPDEFFDSPRSERTREFLSQIIH
- a CDS encoding amino acid ABC transporter permease, producing MSHTPTSTVSGPPPLQRGPLGWLRQNLFSSPLNAILTALSAWLLLMTVPAMIDWLFIKANFDAQTAQDCRASAGACWAFIREKHRLILFGIYPYDEQWRPLLASILLTLLIVCSCVRWFWKPWLPLLWLVGLSVVGILMWGGVLGLSYVENSLWGGLPLTLILATFGIAFAFPLGLLLALGRTSRLPAVKAVCVVYIELIRGVPLISLLFMSSVMLPLFMPEGFNIDKLLRAQIAIILFAAAYIAETVRGGLQAIPKGQYEGAASLGLSYWRTMRQIILPQALKIVIPPLVGIFISLFKDTSLVVIIGIFDLTQAAKVALADAAWRGFSREAYLFIALIYFVFCYSISRYSRSLERRLQTGYER